The Nocardioides humi genome includes a region encoding these proteins:
- a CDS encoding ABC transporter permease produces MPDLRIGARGEDLIDFLTEHFAGFFDGVKDVLNFLLRTVYDVLTALTPAAMIVVLGLIALLATRRLVLTALLVAGLLLIESMDLWTETLQSTTSVIVAAAIALLVGIPLGIWSAFSGPVRAVLRPVLDLMQTLPVFVYLLPTILFFGVGDAPGLVATIVFSVPPAVRLTQLGINQVDPETVEAAQAFGASRWEVLREVQLPLARASIMTGVNQVIMLALSMVVIAGLVGGAGLGGVVVNAVQGLQIGASIEGGLAVVIIAIYLDRVSGALGGQGRGNPSWWPRLGRRRPPAPASVAETALPATA; encoded by the coding sequence ATGCCTGACCTGCGCATCGGTGCCCGCGGTGAGGACCTCATCGACTTCCTCACCGAGCACTTCGCCGGCTTCTTCGACGGAGTCAAGGACGTGCTCAACTTCCTGCTCCGCACCGTGTACGACGTGCTGACGGCTCTCACGCCGGCCGCGATGATCGTCGTGCTCGGCCTGATCGCCCTGCTGGCCACGCGGCGGCTCGTGCTCACCGCGCTGCTCGTCGCCGGTCTGCTGCTCATCGAGTCGATGGACCTGTGGACGGAGACCCTGCAGTCGACGACCTCGGTCATCGTCGCGGCCGCCATCGCGCTGCTCGTCGGGATCCCGCTCGGCATCTGGAGCGCGTTCTCGGGGCCGGTGCGGGCGGTGCTGCGTCCGGTGCTCGACCTGATGCAGACCCTGCCCGTCTTCGTCTACCTGCTGCCGACGATCCTGTTCTTCGGCGTCGGCGACGCACCCGGCCTGGTGGCCACCATCGTGTTCTCCGTGCCACCCGCCGTCCGGCTGACCCAGCTCGGCATCAACCAGGTCGACCCGGAGACGGTCGAGGCGGCGCAGGCCTTCGGCGCCTCCCGGTGGGAGGTGCTGCGCGAGGTGCAGCTGCCCCTGGCACGGGCGTCGATCATGACCGGCGTCAACCAGGTCATCATGCTCGCCCTCTCGATGGTGGTCATCGCCGGCCTGGTCGGCGGCGCCGGCCTCGGCGGCGTCGTGGTCAACGCCGTCCAGGGCCTGCAGATCGGCGCGTCCATCGAGGGCGGTCTCGCCGTCGTCATCATCGCGATCTACCTGGACCGCGTCTCCGGCGCGCTCGGCGGCCAGGGCCGCGGCAACCCGTCGTGGTGGCCCCGGCTCGGTCGCCGTCGTCCGCCCGCTCCCGCCTCCGTGGCCGAGACCGCCCTGCCGGCCACCGCCTGA
- a CDS encoding quaternary amine ABC transporter ATP-binding protein, whose amino-acid sequence MTASTTDQQPAIVGRSLSKVYGLGARASARALASDDPRTAAAAAGGYLGAHDVDFAIARGEMFVVMGLSGSGKSTVLRMINLLNEPSAGELLIDGEDVTKVSPARLREVRNEKIGMVFQHFSLFPHRTVRDNAAYGLKVRGVGRDERRDRADAALEKVGLSGRGDKFPHELSGGMRQRVGLARALAIDPPILLMDEPFSALDPLIRRDMQDLLVQLQAEEARTTVFVTHDLNEAMRIGDRVMVMRDGEVVQLAPGPEIVAHPADDYVSEFVADVDRARVLSATDLLRPARLVLHVAERPADALVRLGQNEVNGAFVVDDQQRLLGVATDDRLADLAHRGAADLGDAVGAPYDRIEPTTVVGDVMHLAGRRVVPLTVLDDDGRLLGVVPRAVILSALSTAREPAHA is encoded by the coding sequence ATGACCGCGTCGACCACGGACCAGCAGCCGGCGATCGTGGGACGCTCGCTGTCGAAGGTCTACGGCCTCGGCGCCCGCGCCAGCGCCCGGGCGCTCGCCAGCGACGACCCGCGTACGGCGGCCGCCGCGGCCGGCGGCTACCTCGGCGCCCACGACGTCGACTTCGCCATCGCCCGCGGCGAGATGTTCGTCGTGATGGGCCTGTCCGGCTCCGGCAAGTCCACCGTGCTGCGGATGATCAACCTGCTCAACGAGCCCAGCGCCGGTGAGCTGCTCATCGACGGCGAGGACGTCACGAAGGTCTCGCCGGCCCGGCTGCGGGAGGTGCGCAACGAGAAGATCGGCATGGTCTTCCAGCACTTCTCGCTCTTCCCGCACCGCACGGTCCGCGACAACGCGGCGTACGGGCTCAAGGTGCGCGGCGTCGGCCGGGACGAGCGCCGCGACCGCGCGGACGCCGCCCTGGAGAAGGTCGGCCTGTCCGGACGCGGGGACAAGTTCCCCCACGAGCTCTCCGGCGGCATGCGGCAGCGGGTCGGGCTGGCCAGGGCCCTCGCCATCGACCCGCCGATCCTGCTCATGGACGAGCCGTTCTCGGCGCTCGACCCGCTCATCCGCCGCGACATGCAGGACCTGCTGGTCCAGCTGCAGGCCGAGGAGGCGCGGACGACGGTCTTCGTCACCCACGACCTCAACGAGGCGATGCGGATCGGCGACCGGGTCATGGTGATGCGCGACGGCGAGGTGGTCCAGCTGGCGCCGGGACCGGAGATCGTCGCCCACCCGGCCGACGACTACGTCAGCGAGTTCGTCGCCGACGTCGACCGGGCCCGCGTGCTGTCGGCGACCGACCTGCTGCGGCCGGCCCGACTGGTGCTGCACGTCGCCGAGCGCCCCGCCGACGCCCTGGTCCGGCTCGGCCAGAACGAGGTCAACGGCGCCTTCGTGGTCGACGACCAGCAGCGCCTCCTCGGCGTCGCGACCGACGACCGGCTCGCCGACCTGGCGCACCGCGGCGCGGCCGATCTCGGCGACGCCGTCGGTGCGCCGTACGACCGGATCGAGCCGACCACCGTGGTCGGCGACGTCATGCACCTGGCCGGCCGCCGCGTCGTCCCGCTCACCGTGCTCGACGACGACGGCCGCCTGCTGGGCGTCGTCCCGCGCGCCGTGATCCTGTCCGCCCTCTCCACCGCCCGGGAGCCCGCTCATGCCTGA